The following proteins come from a genomic window of Cronobacter muytjensii ATCC 51329:
- the tcp gene encoding methyl-accepting chemotaxis citrate transducer gives MIKNIKVVSGIIIILLTFTLLQMVTGSLFYSAVNNDRNNFQNANLLNYQQEQLGDSFQTLVKTRVTVNRVAIRFLKNQRDPASLAAINKLLATASTSLGKAEKHFALYKASPRLAGQDDATANQIAEKYQALHDILQASIGYLGANNYEAYGNLDAQKAQDEMEEVYTTWRAQNTTLLQAAAQENQQSYTGMLWTLGVIALIVVLAIAAIWQGLRHLLLGPLHDAMQHIRAIAGGDLTRPIVAEGRNEMGQLAASLQEMQHALAGTVTAVRDSSESIYTGAGEISAGSNDLSARTEQQAASLEETAASMEQLTATVKQNSDNARQASQLAKNASETADKGGRVVENVVQTMKSIAESSQQIAHITSVIDSIAFQTNILALNAAVEAARAGEQGRGFAVVAGEVRTLASRSANAAKEIKALIENSVNRVDTGSGQVQEAGDTMKEIVQAVTRVTDIMGEIASASDEQSRGIEQVSLAVSQMDSVTQQNAALVQESAAAAAALEDQAEQLRQAVAAFKVSRGLVSAPKTSGAAPLARVETAKPALAAPAGGDNWETF, from the coding sequence ATGATTAAAAATATAAAAGTGGTTAGCGGGATTATTATTATTCTGCTGACCTTTACGCTGCTGCAAATGGTCACCGGAAGCCTTTTTTATTCGGCGGTCAATAATGACCGTAATAATTTCCAGAATGCGAATTTACTTAACTATCAGCAGGAACAACTTGGCGACAGTTTTCAGACGCTGGTAAAAACGCGCGTTACCGTAAACCGCGTGGCGATCCGCTTTCTGAAAAACCAGCGCGATCCGGCGTCTCTTGCCGCCATCAATAAATTGCTGGCGACGGCTTCCACCTCACTTGGCAAAGCGGAAAAGCATTTTGCGCTCTATAAAGCCTCGCCGCGCCTGGCAGGACAGGATGACGCGACGGCGAACCAGATAGCGGAAAAATATCAGGCGCTGCATGACATTCTTCAGGCGTCCATCGGCTATCTCGGCGCGAATAATTACGAGGCTTACGGCAATCTTGATGCCCAGAAAGCGCAGGACGAGATGGAAGAGGTCTATACCACGTGGCGCGCGCAGAACACCACGCTGCTGCAGGCCGCGGCCCAGGAAAACCAGCAGAGTTATACCGGAATGCTCTGGACGCTCGGCGTTATCGCGCTCATTGTGGTGCTGGCGATCGCTGCCATCTGGCAGGGCTTACGCCATCTGCTGCTGGGGCCATTGCATGATGCGATGCAGCACATCCGCGCCATCGCAGGCGGCGATTTAACGCGCCCGATCGTGGCGGAAGGACGCAACGAAATGGGCCAGCTTGCCGCATCGCTTCAGGAGATGCAGCACGCGTTAGCCGGCACCGTGACGGCTGTGCGCGACAGCTCGGAATCGATCTATACCGGTGCGGGCGAAATCTCCGCAGGCAGTAACGATCTCTCCGCGCGCACCGAACAGCAGGCCGCGTCGCTGGAAGAAACTGCCGCCAGCATGGAGCAGCTGACCGCAACCGTGAAACAGAACAGCGATAACGCGCGTCAGGCGTCGCAGCTTGCGAAAAACGCGTCGGAAACGGCCGATAAAGGTGGCCGCGTGGTGGAGAATGTGGTGCAGACCATGAAATCCATCGCCGAAAGCTCGCAGCAGATTGCGCATATTACGAGCGTTATCGACAGTATCGCCTTCCAGACTAATATTCTCGCGCTGAACGCCGCCGTGGAAGCGGCGCGCGCCGGTGAACAGGGACGCGGCTTCGCGGTGGTCGCAGGCGAAGTCCGCACGCTCGCCAGCCGCAGCGCCAACGCGGCGAAAGAGATCAAAGCGCTTATCGAAAACTCCGTTAACCGCGTCGATACTGGCTCCGGACAGGTGCAGGAAGCGGGCGATACGATGAAAGAGATTGTTCAGGCGGTAACGCGGGTGACCGATATCATGGGCGAAATCGCCTCGGCGTCGGATGAACAGAGCCGCGGCATTGAGCAGGTGAGTCTTGCGGTGTCGCAGATGGACAGCGTTACGCAGCAGAACGCCGCGCTGGTGCAGGAATCAGCCGCGGCGGCGGCGGCGCTTGAAGATCAGGCGGAGCAGTTGCGTCAGGCGGTGGCGGCCTTTAAGGTCTCGCGCGGCCTGGTCAGCGCGCCGAAGACGAGTGGCGCCGCGCCGCTTGCCCGCGTTGAGACAGCCAAACCCGCGCTTGCCGCGCCTGCGGGCGGCGATAACTGGGAAACCTTCTGA